The DNA window GCGCGAAAGTCGCAGAGGAAGAACTTGCCGCGGTACTCGGCGGGGAACCCGACGCCGGGGTCGCAGACGAGGCCCGAGGGTCCGTCCGCGATGTTGGCCAGCGGCGGGATCATCGAGAGGGCGTGTTTGGCTCCTTCGGAATCCCAGAGCCGCTCGGCGTTCCAGGGGCCTCGGCTGGTGGGCGTTTCGAGGTACTGGTAGCCCATTCGCCAGCCGCTGTCGCCCCCCTCGACGACGTGGACCCAGCGCGCCTTGTCGCCGCCGTCGGAGTTGTTGTCGCAGGTGAAGAGGTTGCCGTGGTCGTCGAAGGCCAGTTCCTGGGGATTGCGCAGGCCAGTGGCGTAGATCTCCAGTTTGGAACCGTCGGGCTCGCAGCGGAGGACCGCGCCGGTCTCGACTTCGACGACGCGGCGGCCGTCGGGCGTGGGGATGTTGAAGCCGCGGTCGCCGATGCTGAAATAGAGCCGACCGTCGGGCCCCAGACGCAGCCCGTGCAGGTCGTGGCCGAGGTAGCCGACGTGGACGCCGAAGCCCCGGTGCAGCGAGAGTCTCTCGTCGGCCTTGCCGTCGCCGTTGGTGTCGCGGAGTCGCCAGAGGTCGGGGATGCAGGCGAACCAGACGGAGTCGCCGCGGGCGAGGACCCCAGCGCCGATGCCGCCCAGAATCTCGTTGAAGCCGTCGGCGAAGATGGTGGAGCGATCCGCCTTGCCGTCGCCGTCGCCGTCCTCGACCATCCGAATCCGGTCGTGCTCCACGCCGTACGTTTCGGCCTCGGCGCCCATGTGCTTGCGGAGCATGGCGAGCCGATCCTCGATCGTCCGGCCGGAGAGGTCGTCGTCGAGCCAGGTCATGTGGCGGCGGATGTCCGTGACGCCGGCGTGGTAGCGGAACGTTTCGGCCACGAAGATCCGGTTGCGGCCGTCGATGCTCAGCGTGACCGGGTTGGCGACCAGGGGCTCGCCGGCGAACAGTTCCACCTTCAGCCCAGGGGCGACGCTGAACCCCTGGATCGCCCGCACGCCCGCATCCGAGGCCGTCGCGATCTTCCCCGCATATGGGTCTGGAGCCTGGGCCGACGCCGACGCGCCGATCGCCAGCGCGACGCCAAGGATTCCGACCGCCGCGATGGCCCGTGTCATGTCTGGTCTCCTTCGCGCCTGGGACTGACTCAGATTGCCGTGCTTCAATATGAGTCCGGACCACAGCAACGGCTTTCCCCTCTCCCCCCGGGAGAGGGGACTTGGATTAGGAAAGCAACCTCGATCTCTCCCTCACGCGTTCGCAGCAGCCAGCGAGGCCAGCACGCGGCGCGTGCCGGAGAAGGTGCGTCGGCCGTGCATCGCGACGTAGTTGTCAACGTAGGCGACGTCCCCCGTCTGCCAGGGGATGTCGAAGCTCAGCTCGTCGGCAATCTCAATGGCGTCCTGCACGGCGGCTCTGTCGAGCTTCGCGCCGTCGCCGAAGGTGATGGCGCTGGACGGGTCGTTGCGGCTGTCCTTCCAGCCTCGATAGGCGGCGATCAACTGGTTGAAGAACGACTTCCGGCCCGGGGAAAGCTCGCGGACGGCCTGCAAGACGGGCGTCGTGGCGCGGAGGCTGCCGTCTTCCATCCATTGCCAGGTATAGCCTAGCTTTCGCAGGCGTGCCTCGGCCTGTTCGCGGGTCTCGGACCGCAGTGTGCTCTTCCAGCTCCGGCCCATGCCGGAGAGAGGGTCGGGCTCCTCCGGCATGACGTTGGAGTATTTCAGCCCCTTCTCGACGCAGTCGCGGGCGAACTCGGGATGACGCTCGGCGAGACGTCCCCAGAGCACGTCCGACCGGCAGATCGGCGTCGCGCCCCCCTGCTCGGCCGCCTTCTCGCAGAAGAAGAAGAGCTTGGAGGGGTAATAGGGCGTCTGAGCCAGCTCGTGGTGCAGGAAGATGGAGACCTCCGGCGGGGCCTCGTTGGCCGTGAAGACGCGAGGGGTTTTGTTGACCCGCACGGCGTTGGACATCGAGTCCTCGTAGGTGAAGTTCTCCAGGTCGAACGCGGCGATGAACCGGTCGAAGTCCTGGGCCGTCGCCACAGGGAAGCCCCGGAAGAGGATCGCCCCATGGCGCGACGCCTCCGCGCTCAGCTCCTCGCGATGCTCGTGCAGCCAGGCGACGGCGTCGTCGAGGCTCGTCCCCTCCGTCTTGCATTCCAGCCCCAGCGGGAACGAGACGCCGTCGTGCTCCTGCTGGCCGGGGAGCGGGATCGGGGTGACCTGGATCGCCTCGCGCGTCATACCACGGACTCCTGTCGAATTGCGGAATCGAAAGTCACTCGGGCAAGGGCCGTCCCTTGGTCTCGGGCATGAACCACAGGACCGCCAGACCGACCAGGAACAGCAACCCCAGGCCGGCCACCGCCGCTTGCAGGCCGATGCCCGGCTGGTTCTTGATCTCGCCGGAGAACCAGAGGATCGGCGCGGCGAGGAGTCGGCCGCCGTTGAAGCAGACGCCGGTCCCCGTGGCGCGCAGGCGATCGGGAAAAAGCTCGGGGAAATACAACGCGAAGCCCGCGTGCGTGCTCAGAGTGAAAAACCCGAACAGGGGCAGGATCGCCAGCAATTGGGTGTAATTCCGGGGCGCGTAGCAGGTGATGGGCACGATCAGGACGCTGCAGATCAGCATGAGCGCGAACGCCGGCTTCCGGCCCAGCCGCGCGGCCAGCGGGCCGAAGCAGAGTAGGCCGAGCCCGCCGCCGGCCGTCTCCACGACCCCATAGGCGAACTTCGACTTCGCCGAGGCCTCCTCGCGCGACACGCCGTCGCGGATCAGCCGCTCGCGGGCGAGATCCTGGCCGGCCACGGTCACGCCCCAGAACGTCCCCAGGCCGATGGCCGCCATCGCCACGCCCCCCAGCGCAGGATATCGCCAGCGCGGATCGCCCCAGAGCTCCTTGAAGCTGCCGAGCTTCTGGCCCGACTCGCCGGCCCGCCGCCAGCTCTCGGGCTCGACAAGGCTCGAACGCACCCAGAGGACCAGCAGCGCGGGGGCGATCCCGACCAGATAGGCGTATCGCCACTGGCTCCCCACCAGCAGGCCGACGATCGCGGCCGTCCACGTCCCCAGAACGCTCGTGGCGTGGAAGATCCCCGAAGCGTGCGCCCGGGCCCGCGCTGGGAAGACCTCGGCCACCAGCGCCGCGGCCACCGCCCACTCGCCGCCGACGCCCAGGGCGACGAGGAACCGCAGCGCCGCCACGTGCCACAGCTCGGTCGCGAAATAGGTCAGGCCGGAGAAGATCGAGTAGAAGAGGACCGTCGCGGCCATCGTCGGCTTGCGGCCGAACTTGTCGGCCAGCGAGCCGAAGACGACGCCCCCCAGCGTGCCGCCGAGCAGGAAGACGGCCAGGAACGAGTCCCCCCAGCGGCGGATCGCGCCGGGGTCGCCGTTAGCTCCCAGCAGTTCGCCGAGCATCTGCTCGCGGGTGATGTTGAAGATCTGCCCCTCGAACGCGTCGAAGATCCAGCCCGCGGAGGCGATCGCCAGCACCAGCCACTGGTAGCGATTCACCCCCGCGTACCACGGGGCTTTCGTCGTCGTCGCGTCCTCGGTGGTCGCCATCGTCAGGACCTCCCAGCAACGGCGACGGGGGCTTTCTCGCGCAGGGAGCGCTCGGCCGCGAGGCAGAGGTAGGTCGACCAGCGGCCGTCCTCGCCGGTGCAAGGCAGGCGGGTCCCCTCGCGGACGGCCCGAGTGAACGCCTCCACCTCCTCGACCAGCTCATAGACCTCGCCGCTGGGTCTCATCAGCGAGACCTCCTCGATCCGGTCGCCGACGGACCGCTTCAGGCTAGCGGTCGGTTCGAAGGTGCGGTCCATCGCGCCGCTCCAGGAAGCCCAGAGCGCCCCTTCGGTCCCGGTCAGCTTGACCGTCTGGTGGTGCTCCCAGCCCGAGAGCGTTTGCGAGACCACAGCGTACCGCCCCTTCGGAAAGTTGACGATGGCCGAGAAGTTGTCGAGCAGCTCCGGATGATCGGGCCGCGAGCCGTTGGCCGAGGCGTAGACGGTGGTGGGGTCGCCGGCCGAGGAGAGGTACCATCGCGCCAGGTCGAAGAAGTGGATCGGCTCCTCCAGGATCCAGCTTCCCACGCGGGAGATGTCGTACCGCCAGCCGCTGGAGCCCTGGCGGTAGGGCTTCCGCCACAGTTCCACCAGAGCGTAGAGCGGCTCGCCGACCGCCCCGGCGTCGACGAGTTCCTTGACCTTCCCCCAGAGCGAGGACATGCGCAGCTCATGGCCGATCGCCAGCAGCTTGCCGCGGGCCGCGGCCAGGTCGATCAGCCGGTCGCAGTCCTCGACGCTCAGGGCCATCGGCTTCTCGAGCAGCAGGTGCCGACCCGATTCCAGCACGGCGGATCCAACCTCGTGGTGGAGGTCGGACGGCAGGACCACGCTGACGGCGTCCAGATCCTCGCGGGCCAGCATCTCGCGGTAATCGCCGTAGACCTTCGCCGAGGGCTGCTCGGAACGCGCACGCTCCTGGCTGGCCTCCGACCGCCCCGCCACCGCGACTAGACGAGCGTCCGAGACGGAATTGATCGCCCTCGCGTGGTGGGATCCCCACGCGCCATAGCCGATGAGGCCGAATCGCAGTTCAGACATAGCACGACCGTTCCGAGGGGTGATGGAGCCGCCCCCAGGTCGGGGCGATCCAGGATTTATTAAATATCAGAGAAGCCGGCCGACGCGAAACCCTGGCCTCAAGGCGGGCCTCGAATAATCAGGCGGGCTTACGGGTCGGAGGAAGCTGGCGGCGGGCCCGACTGTGGGACGTCGAAGGCGGGCTCGATCCAGAGCACCATGCCCTCAGTCGGCCCCTCTGGCGTGGTGGACTGGCCCTTGGCGTCGCGAGGGCCCATGAACCGACGGTGGAACAGGACGACGGGCTTGTCGGCGGCCGACTGACGGCTGGTGGAGAATCGACTGCCGCCCGATGAGCCCGTGCCGGCGTACCAGTCTTTCGGCTCGGCCGTCGACGTCGCGACCGTCCCATCGCATAAGACGTCGACCCGCCAGTCCTCGCCGTCCTTGACCTGGTTCAAAGCGACGACGTGGACGCCGGGCTCCAGCGGGGTGGAGACCTTGGGAGACGGAGTCGCGTTCCGCTCGATGCCTCGGGTCGCCAGGCAGAGGCGGTATCGGCGGCCGGCGGGGAGATAGAACTCCCAACGGTTGTCGTCGTACCAGAGTTCCTGCCGATGGACCACGGCGATCATCCCCAGGTCGTCCACCTCCAGCTCACGCGCCAGGGGTTTCAGGGCGTTGATCCGGGTCGTGAGGTCGGCGCTCCGTCGGCGCTCGAGCGAGTAGGACGTCCAGACGGCCACGGCCGCCGTAAGCAGGATGAGCGTCCGCAGGCCGACCTGCCAGCGTCGGCGAGGCGCATCGGGCGGCGTCATGGAACCGTCCCCGGCGCGCCGATCGACAGCTCCAGGAGGTTCCCGGAGGAGATCCATTGGGGAAGGTCGGGCGGCCGGATCGCGTCGGGAATGCTGATCCGCAAGAGGACCGTCGGCTTCGTCGCGTCCGGGGTGATCGTCACCGCCTCGGACCGGCCGATCTGCTCAATCTTCAGCTCGTGCGCGTGCTCGCGCAGCAGCCGAGCCAGC is part of the Paludisphaera rhizosphaerae genome and encodes:
- a CDS encoding TauD/TfdA family dioxygenase, yielding MTREAIQVTPIPLPGQQEHDGVSFPLGLECKTEGTSLDDAVAWLHEHREELSAEASRHGAILFRGFPVATAQDFDRFIAAFDLENFTYEDSMSNAVRVNKTPRVFTANEAPPEVSIFLHHELAQTPYYPSKLFFFCEKAAEQGGATPICRSDVLWGRLAERHPEFARDCVEKGLKYSNVMPEEPDPLSGMGRSWKSTLRSETREQAEARLRKLGYTWQWMEDGSLRATTPVLQAVRELSPGRKSFFNQLIAAYRGWKDSRNDPSSAITFGDGAKLDRAAVQDAIEIADELSFDIPWQTGDVAYVDNYVAMHGRRTFSGTRRVLASLAAANA
- a CDS encoding MFS transporter, whose translation is MATTEDATTTKAPWYAGVNRYQWLVLAIASAGWIFDAFEGQIFNITREQMLGELLGANGDPGAIRRWGDSFLAVFLLGGTLGGVVFGSLADKFGRKPTMAATVLFYSIFSGLTYFATELWHVAALRFLVALGVGGEWAVAAALVAEVFPARARAHASGIFHATSVLGTWTAAIVGLLVGSQWRYAYLVGIAPALLVLWVRSSLVEPESWRRAGESGQKLGSFKELWGDPRWRYPALGGVAMAAIGLGTFWGVTVAGQDLARERLIRDGVSREEASAKSKFAYGVVETAGGGLGLLCFGPLAARLGRKPAFALMLICSVLIVPITCYAPRNYTQLLAILPLFGFFTLSTHAGFALYFPELFPDRLRATGTGVCFNGGRLLAAPILWFSGEIKNQPGIGLQAAVAGLGLLFLVGLAVLWFMPETKGRPLPE
- a CDS encoding Gfo/Idh/MocA family protein, yielding MSELRFGLIGYGAWGSHHARAINSVSDARLVAVAGRSEASQERARSEQPSAKVYGDYREMLAREDLDAVSVVLPSDLHHEVGSAVLESGRHLLLEKPMALSVEDCDRLIDLAAARGKLLAIGHELRMSSLWGKVKELVDAGAVGEPLYALVELWRKPYRQGSSGWRYDISRVGSWILEEPIHFFDLARWYLSSAGDPTTVYASANGSRPDHPELLDNFSAIVNFPKGRYAVVSQTLSGWEHHQTVKLTGTEGALWASWSGAMDRTFEPTASLKRSVGDRIEEVSLMRPSGEVYELVEEVEAFTRAVREGTRLPCTGEDGRWSTYLCLAAERSLREKAPVAVAGRS